The Haloplanus sp. CK5-1 genome contains a region encoding:
- a CDS encoding HalX domain-containing protein, whose product MTDSTDSRPTVLIVDDEQGLVDVYAAFLADDYTVRTAYGGEEALDQSNEDVDVVLLDRRMPTISGDEVLSTIRNCESDCQVVMVTAVYPDFDVLDMGFGGCLTKPVDSGELHSVVEQLLTRRGYDEQIQNYYQLIAKRAVLAAEKSENELNANDEFTALKQRIGELGAKVDTAIGEFDVSDFGASFRKLDSS is encoded by the coding sequence ATGACCGATTCTACCGACTCACGCCCGACGGTGTTGATTGTAGACGACGAACAGGGCTTAGTCGATGTGTATGCGGCCTTCCTAGCTGATGACTATACCGTACGGACAGCCTACGGTGGGGAGGAGGCACTCGACCAGTCTAATGAAGACGTCGATGTCGTGCTCTTGGATCGCCGGATGCCCACCATTTCGGGAGACGAAGTCCTCTCAACAATTCGAAATTGCGAGAGCGACTGTCAGGTTGTTATGGTGACGGCAGTGTATCCAGACTTCGACGTGTTGGATATGGGATTTGGCGGATGTCTCACCAAACCCGTTGATAGCGGCGAGTTACATAGCGTTGTCGAGCAACTGCTCACGCGGCGTGGGTACGACGAACAGATCCAGAACTATTACCAACTGATCGCCAAACGCGCTGTGCTTGCAGCTGAAAAATCCGAAAACGAACTCAACGCAAACGACGAATTCACTGCTCTCAAACAGCGAATCGGCGAACTTGGGGCCAAGGTAGATACAGCCATCGGAGAGTTTGATGTCTCCGACTTTGGAGCATCATTCCGTAAATTAGACAGCTCCTAA
- a CDS encoding ATPase domain-containing protein codes for MPINHTPISQISTGVEGLDELLRGGFIQNRMYLVTGEPGTAKTTLAMHFLHEGLANDETVLYIHGEESAEELKTNAAQFGIDISAVEFLDLGPDSDFFTEDSSFDLVDSSDIDQERYTEVIHEAIEEIDPGRVVVDPITQLRYLETSDYHYRKRILSFIRLLKKRGVTILATATLDTNQTASADIRSLSDGVVTLSRVADGRRIEVMKNRGVGQIEGDHGAEIRSSGLEVYPHIRPEPSDREFDPTPVGSGIPELDEMVGGGFERGTVTFITGPSGVGKTTLATVYLVQAARQLGKSVIYLFEERIETFEHRCRSLGIPIDELREEGLLLINVIEPGTLSAEEFSHKVRREVEEENVETVMIDGVSGYASVIKGNEDGLDRDLQSLTRYLINREVTVFVTDATHQVTGLSSATSHKISQIADNLTFISYVEIQSSLRKVIGVLKKRTGEFESSFREFEITADGIQIGEPLTEYSGILHGAPQAGGPPQRNLESE; via the coding sequence ATGCCCATTAATCACACACCAATTTCGCAGATAAGTACCGGAGTCGAGGGTCTCGACGAATTATTACGCGGGGGGTTTATCCAGAATCGGATGTATCTGGTCACCGGAGAGCCAGGGACCGCAAAAACGACGCTCGCCATGCACTTTCTCCACGAAGGACTTGCCAACGACGAAACAGTCCTCTATATTCACGGGGAAGAATCCGCCGAGGAACTCAAAACCAATGCCGCCCAATTCGGTATCGATATCAGTGCTGTGGAGTTTCTCGACCTCGGCCCCGATTCGGACTTTTTCACCGAAGATTCGTCTTTCGACCTCGTCGATTCCAGTGATATCGACCAAGAACGCTACACCGAGGTGATTCACGAGGCAATCGAAGAAATTGACCCCGGACGGGTGGTCGTCGATCCGATCACCCAACTCCGTTATCTCGAAACGTCCGACTATCACTACCGCAAACGGATCCTCTCGTTCATACGGTTGCTCAAAAAGCGCGGCGTCACGATCCTCGCTACGGCCACACTGGATACGAATCAAACCGCGTCCGCAGATATCCGATCCCTGAGTGATGGTGTCGTCACACTCTCCCGTGTCGCCGATGGGCGGCGCATCGAAGTAATGAAAAATCGGGGTGTAGGCCAGATCGAAGGCGATCACGGAGCCGAAATCCGCTCCAGCGGACTCGAAGTGTATCCTCACATTCGTCCGGAACCGTCCGACCGTGAGTTCGATCCGACCCCGGTCGGATCCGGTATCCCCGAACTCGATGAGATGGTTGGCGGGGGGTTCGAACGCGGAACCGTGACCTTCATCACCGGTCCAAGTGGGGTCGGGAAGACCACGCTTGCGACAGTGTATCTCGTCCAAGCGGCACGACAGCTAGGCAAGTCGGTGATCTACCTCTTCGAGGAACGGATCGAAACGTTCGAACACCGATGCCGATCGCTCGGGATCCCGATCGACGAATTGCGGGAGGAGGGACTACTTCTGATCAACGTAATCGAACCGGGGACACTCTCCGCCGAAGAGTTCTCCCACAAGGTGCGACGAGAGGTCGAAGAGGAAAACGTAGAGACCGTTATGATCGATGGTGTGAGCGGCTACGCCTCGGTGATCAAAGGCAACGAAGACGGTCTTGATCGGGACCTACAGTCCCTGACTCGCTACCTTATCAACAGAGAAGTGACCGTCTTCGTCACCGATGCAACGCACCAGGTGACGGGACTGTCATCCGCCACGAGCCACAAGATCAGTCAAATCGCAGATAATCTCACGTTCATCAGTTACGTGGAAATTCAGAGTTCACTTCGAAAAGTTATCGGCGTACTCAAAAAACGAACTGGTGAGTTCGAATCCAGTTTTCGTGAGTTCGAAATCACCGCGGACGGTATCCAAATCGGTGAACCCCTAACGGAATACAGCGGGATCCTTCACGGCGCACCACAGGCCGGCGGACCACCACAACGGAATCTCGAGTCAGAGTGA
- a CDS encoding NAD(P)/FAD-dependent oxidoreductase: protein MSDIDTDYDYDYDVAVVGGGPAGLTAALYATRLGHDTVVLDRGGGRAAMMQDTHNVIGVTEDVSGVEFLATAREQVQSYGATYRRAFVSGLDRDDDGRFRLETDDATLAADRVVLATGFSDSRPDPPLPPTGRGLHYCLHCDAYMFVDEPVYVMGHGDSAAYVAMIMLNFTDEVDLLTRGDDPTWSDETGEMLDAHPIDVIHEEISGMNRGSDGWLESFEFEDSVGPRPTGSEGRGHSGSRPPADDSRTESGDGTVREYRGGFPMYGSEYNAGLADDVGCERNDDGTVVADDHGRTSVDGVYAVGDLVQGHNQIPVAMGQGAKAGIAIHMDLRAFPRSLDEIEERGAVDPDEVPAISEALREQARAFREGEATAAADD, encoded by the coding sequence ATGAGCGATATCGACACCGACTACGACTATGACTACGACGTCGCCGTCGTCGGCGGCGGGCCGGCCGGTCTGACCGCCGCGCTGTACGCCACCCGACTCGGTCACGACACCGTCGTGTTGGACCGCGGTGGCGGGCGAGCGGCGATGATGCAGGACACCCACAACGTCATCGGCGTCACCGAAGACGTCTCGGGCGTCGAATTCCTCGCGACGGCGCGCGAACAGGTCCAGTCGTACGGCGCGACCTACCGCCGGGCGTTCGTCTCCGGCCTCGACAGGGACGACGACGGCCGGTTCCGACTGGAGACCGACGACGCGACGCTCGCCGCCGACCGCGTCGTCCTCGCGACGGGGTTCAGCGACTCGCGTCCCGATCCGCCGCTCCCGCCGACGGGCCGGGGGCTCCACTACTGTCTCCACTGCGACGCCTACATGTTCGTCGACGAGCCGGTGTACGTGATGGGCCACGGTGACAGCGCCGCCTACGTCGCGATGATCATGCTCAACTTCACCGACGAGGTCGACCTGCTCACCCGCGGCGACGATCCGACGTGGAGCGACGAGACCGGCGAGATGCTCGACGCCCACCCGATCGACGTGATTCACGAGGAGATCAGCGGCATGAACCGCGGCTCGGACGGGTGGCTGGAGAGTTTCGAGTTCGAGGACAGCGTGGGGCCACGTCCCACGGGCAGCGAGGGACGCGGTCACTCGGGCAGTCGGCCTCCGGCCGACGACAGCCGGACGGAGTCCGGCGACGGTACCGTCCGCGAGTACCGCGGTGGCTTCCCGATGTATGGATCGGAGTACAACGCCGGCCTGGCCGACGACGTCGGCTGCGAGCGCAACGACGACGGCACGGTCGTCGCGGACGACCACGGCCGGACGAGCGTCGACGGCGTCTACGCCGTCGGTGACCTCGTGCAGGGCCACAACCAGATCCCGGTGGCGATGGGGCAGGGTGCGAAGGCCGGTATCGCCATCCACATGGACCTGCGGGCGTTCCCGCGCAGCCTCGACGAGATCGAGGAACGGGGTGCGGTCGACCCCGACGAGGTGCCGGCGATATCCGAGGCGCTCCGGGAGCAGGCACGGGCGTTCCGCGAGGGCGAGGCCACCGCCGCGGCCGACGACTAA
- a CDS encoding class I SAM-dependent methyltransferase encodes MDRPDPRTTYDRIADHFAATREHPWPEIESFVADAEPTSLALDVGCGNGRHAETLADRADRVVGLDASRGLLETARRRYVDRGHDFGFPLVQGDAARLPLSADRFGLGVYVATLHHLRPRATRIDSLDELERVLAPGGRALVSVWSTTHDQFDADRGFDTTVDWTLPDGETVPRYYHIYNPEEFDRDLSASSLVVHDAFRASGNCYAVVGPGD; translated from the coding sequence ATGGACCGACCGGATCCACGGACCACCTACGACCGCATCGCGGACCACTTCGCCGCGACGCGCGAACATCCGTGGCCGGAGATAGAGTCGTTCGTCGCCGACGCCGAGCCGACTTCGCTGGCGCTCGATGTGGGGTGTGGCAACGGTCGCCACGCCGAGACTCTCGCCGACCGCGCCGACCGCGTCGTCGGCCTCGACGCCAGCAGAGGGCTCTTGGAGACCGCGCGACGACGATACGTAGACCGGGGACACGACTTCGGCTTCCCGCTCGTTCAGGGCGATGCCGCCCGGCTCCCCCTCTCGGCCGACCGGTTCGGCCTCGGCGTCTACGTCGCGACGCTCCACCACCTCCGACCACGGGCGACCCGGATCGACAGCCTCGACGAACTCGAGCGCGTTCTCGCGCCGGGCGGACGAGCGCTCGTCTCCGTCTGGAGTACTACCCACGACCAGTTCGACGCCGACCGAGGGTTCGACACGACCGTCGACTGGACGCTCCCGGACGGCGAGACGGTCCCGCGGTACTACCACATCTACAACCCCGAGGAGTTCGACCGCGACCTGTCCGCGAGTTCGCTCGTCGTCCACGATGCCTTCCGGGCGAGCGGCAACTGTTACGCCGTCGTCGGGCCGGGCGACTGA